The Magnolia sinica isolate HGM2019 chromosome 10, MsV1, whole genome shotgun sequence genome includes a window with the following:
- the LOC131217666 gene encoding squamosa promoter-binding-like protein 12: protein MEWNPKTPSLWDWESLVLCNGRVEETPKQVQPMDWGIEGDGGIDNGPLYSSGGGGGSASDLGNGSSSKSSISASMDSSSKTGIKESKYNLQPAKGFPKDLNRNKEFGRVEDTGTSPEFLASVGDGEPVIGLKLGKRTYFEDVGAGSNVKTSSSSAISTSSDNSIKKSRASYQSMQVPRCQVEGCSLDLTAAKDYHRRHRVCENHSKHPKVIVAGQERRFCQQCSRFHELSEFDEKKRSCRRRLSDHNARRRRPQTETISFNSARLSSSFYDGRQQMNLMLNRVPLIHERPAVNTALESSHDFKIAQAKGSIRTVKTGGIDGHLHLPSAELPTAIPMLSHDFEKLLPFKGTSAEVLNQGQEASMVASNSETTLDSRRALSLLSTNSWGSVHPEPTSLDQLMHANNASMGQPAMAPIDQVLPHANSEYWQAELRVPPLGLHSNGGQFQEFQLFKAPYESAFLNSNHIR from the exons ATGGAGTGGAACCCGAAGACTCCCTCACTTTGGGATTGGGAGAGCCTGGTGTTGTGCAATGGGAGAGTCGAGGAGACTCCCAAGCAGGTACAACCAATGGACTGGGGGATCGAAGGGGATGGAGGGATTGATAATGGGCCTCTATATTCATCTGGGGGTGGTGGTGGTTCTGCTTCTGATTTGGGTAATGGATCTTCATCCAAGAGCTCAATTTCAGCCTCTATGGATTCTTCGTCAAAGACAGGAATCAAGGAGTCCAAGTACAATCTTCAGCCAGCCAAAGGTTTTCCTAAAGATCTGAACAGAAATAAAGAATTTGGTAGGGTGGAAGACACCGGAACTTCTCCTGAATTTTTGGCATCAGTTGGCGATGGGGAGCCTGtgattggtctaaaacttgggaAGCGAACTTACTTTGAAGATGTTGGTGCTGGGAGCAATGTTAAGACGTCATCTAGTTCTGCAATTTCTACATCATCTGACAATTCTATTAAGAAGTCCAGGGCATCATATCAGAGCATGCAGGTCCCTCGCTGCCAAGTTGAAGGTTGTAGTCTCGACCTCACTGCAGCTAAAGATTACCATCGGAGGCATAGAGTATGCGAAAACCATTCCAAACATCCAAAGGTCATAGTTGCTGGTCAGGAGCGTCGCTTTTGCCAACAGTGTAGCAG GTTCCATGAGTTGTCAGAGTTTGATGAGAAAAAGCGAAGCTGTCGCAGGCGTCTATCTGACCACAATGCACGTCGTCGCAGGCCACAAACAGAAACAATCTCATTCAATTCTGCAAGGCTATCTTCATCATTTTACG ATGGCAGGCAACAGATGAACCTTATGTTGAACAGGGTTCCACTCATTCACGAAAGACCTGCTGTAAATACTGCACTGGAGAGCTCGCATGACTTCAAGATTGCACAAGCAAAAGGGTCTATAAGGACTGTGAAAACAGGAGGCATTGATGGGCATCTGCATTTGCCAAGTGCTGAGCTGCCAACTGCCATTCCTATGCTTTCTCATGACTTTGAAAAGCTATTGCCATTCAAGGGCACCTCTGCCGAGGTCCTCAATCAAG GTCAGGAAGCATCTATGGTTGCTTCCAACTCTGAGACAACACTGGACTCTCGTCGTGCTCTCTCTCTTCTGTCAACTAACTCATGGGGTTCGGTTCACCCCGAACCAACTTCTCTCGACCAGCTCATGCATGCAAACAATGCAAGCATGGGTCAGCCAGCAATGGCCCCAATAGACCAGGTTCTGCCACATGCTAACTCTGAATACTGGCAGGCTGAACTGCGAGTGCCACCATTGGGCTTGCATAGCAATGGTGGTCAGTTCCAAGAGTTTCAGCTTTTCAAAGCACCCTATGAATCTGCCTTTCTCAACAGCAACCATATACGTTGA